AATGAAACTCCTTAAATTGTCAGAAATTCTAATTGTGTACTGATTTATAAAAGTATCTATAGCTCCATAGTTCAATTCTCCAATTATAATTTTTCGTATATCTCTCTGCAATACTTTGTCAAAAGCTTTTATTGCTTTTTCAGTAGAAAGAGCTTTAAACATGCTCTTATTTTCATCTACTTTGAAATTAAAAGCCATTCCTGTTTCTTTCCACCCAGACCAGTTGATAGTAATTGTTCTCTTATTTTTTTTATTCCTATATTCAGAAAATGAATCCAAATAGGCGTTTGCAGCAGTATAATCGCTTTGACCTGGTATACCATACAGTGTATTAATTGATGAGAAATTAATAAAAAAATCGAGGTTTTGGTCTTCAGTCATTTTATCTAATAACCATGTACCTAGCGTTTTAGGTAGTAATACTTCCTCAAATTTCTTCTTTTCTTTTCTTATAATAAACCCATCACCTGCAACACCTGCACAGTGAATTACTCCATCAATCTTATAAAATTTCTTTTTTAAGTCGCCAAAAATCCATTTCATGTCACTTTCATTAGATACGTCACCTCTATAAAGGATAACTTTAGTTCCTTCACATTCTATATCCATAATATGCTTAATTCGATTGCATACCTTATTATTCATGTTTTCTTCTAAAATCTTTGGCCATTTACTTCGTTCGGGTAGTGACGATCGATTAATGAATACAAGATTGATTTTTTTAAGAGATGCTAAATACTTACTTATTTCCATTCCAATTCCACCAGCACCTCCAGTAATAATATAAACTCCATTCGGTTTAATCTTTATTTCTTTTATAGGAGCATCATCCATATTAGCCATATTAAACTCTTCAATATATCTAACTCCTTGCCGATACACTACAATTGGAACCTGATTTTTTGTACATAATTCCGCTAGAATATCCTTAACCTCAGTATCAACATCAATATCAATACATTTACATATCAAATTAGAATACTCATTTCCAATAACCTTGGAAATTCCATATAAACTTGCATTATGTGGTTTAATTACACTTTCATTTTTAGTTACCTCATATCCATAATCAGCAATTGAAATAATTTCTATGTTATTTGTTATTTTACTCTTCAATATGGCCTTTGTGCAGACAAATCACTCAAAGCACTCATTATGGAGTTACATACTTGATGTTCATCTTTTAAAACTAAAATATTTTGATGCCTCAAGCTTTGATTCTGCGTATTTACCATCTGTGGTTTCCATAAAATTTCATAGCTATCATTTGGTTTGTTTAATATTTCTCCCAACTTAAAATCCTCTTCATGTACTTTTTTTACGAGATAGTCTTCAACTTCAGTAATAATTTTCCCATCAAAACCTATCAACGTTACGTCAAACGCAACCACTTCCATTCCTTGTTCCTGCAATCCTTTTTTCCTTATGTAACTATAAAACTTATCAGGTAAAGGTGTATAACTCTTCAGCGACTTATAAGACCAAGGAAGGTAAAGTCCCTCTCCTATATTTCTGATTAGTACATTCATTGCCACATCCATTAATGAAGGATGCATAACATATGCATTCATATCTTCAATATATTCTCTAGGTAGCTCAATTTTAGCTAAAATTCCATCATCTCCAAAAGATACTGTTTTAAGACTTTTCCACCTAGGGCCTATCTCAACTGCACTTACGGGGATTTCAGCATAATTGATGACTTTTTCGGAATGAAATTTCCTTTTCAATGTTTCAATATCATATATTGGTTCGGGCTTTGAGTGAACACCTATAACTTTTCCTTCTACATATTTCACCCAAAGTTCACCATTATCACTATCCATTCTACTTGCTACAGATACTACATAATATTCCCCTTCCTGTCTGATAATTGTATGAACTTCTTTGCATTCTCCATCATTTACGATAAGGGGGGCAAGAAATGTAAAATCTTTCAGTTCAATGCTTTTTTCTTTAAAATACTTCTGACATGTAGCTAATGCAATTTCTAAGTATGTAGTACCAGGTACAACATATTTTCCATTTACCTTATGCTCATTTAAGACCCAATATTTTTCAGGTGTATATGCTGTCGAATAAATTTCTATATTCAGGGATTCTACTAATAACTTATCTAGCAAAGGATGTTCAAGTTTACTTGTATTCTTAACTGTTTCTTTGACATATAATTTTTCCTTGTTGTCTTCTCTGGATCTAACCCAACATCTTTTTTGCAAAAATGGATATGTTGGTAAACTTACTCTCGTTACTTTTTTGTTTTCATAAACTTTCTCCCAATGAATATCTGCACCATGGGTATACAACTTACACAGCTCACCTAGTACTTCTGACTGATTTTTTCTACATGACATATATATTTCTAACTTTTCATCCGCCTTATTTGTCATATCTACCTTTTCTTCTGCTGTAAGTTCATTTTTGTGTTTTTTCCTACCACCTTTAACGAATCTTACTTCACCGAAATATATACCTTTAGGATTTAAAAGATTTTCATTCAAATCTACTAAACATAGTGTAGCAAGTTTATTTTTAATATCTTGAAATCCATCAAATAATATTGCTAGCCGATAATTAAAATGGTTTCTACCTGCATTGGCCGTATAAATAATATTATCCATACTAATTTTATCAGACTTTTCATTAAAAAACTCATTATACCGCCTAATCAATTCTTTTAAAGATTCAATACTTTTAGCGGAAATTGTAAGAACATTTAACCCTTGGGTTGTTTTATTTATTTGATTTTTCTTTATCACAGGTGCTTCTTCCAAAATAATGTGGCAATTTGTACCACTTAGTCCAAAAGAGCTAATGCCACATCTTAATGGATAATCAGATTCCCAATCAATAAATCTATCATTTACATATACTGGAGACTCTTCAAAATTTATTTTTGAATTAGGTGTTTTAAAATAAATACTTGGTGGAAGTTTCTTGTTTTTTAAAGCCAATATTACCTTCATCATACTTGCAATTCCTGAGCAACAATCTAAATGCCCCACATTGGTTTTGACAGATCCAATGGCACAAAATTGTTTCTTATTTGTATACTTTTTAAAGGCCCTCTGTACTCCACTTATTTCTATAGGATCGCCCAATTTAGTACCTGTACCATGGGCCTCAATATATGAAATTGATTCTGGATTTACATGTGAATCTTCCCAAGCTTTAATAATCACTTCTTCCTGTGCAATGGGATTTGGTGTGGTTAACCCTAATGAATTTCCATCTTGATTAATTGCACTCCCTTTTATCACGGCATGTATATTATCTCCATCGTTTAAAGCTTTATATAAAGGTTTTAGAATTACGACTCCAGCCCCTTCTCCCAATCCAATCCCATCAGAACTATTATCAAAGGTCTTACACCTAAAATCAGATGACTGAGTACCAATTCCCCAACTAGCCTCTCCCCTTATCGGGAATAAAATTACTTTTACTCCCCCTGCAATAGCCGCATCACACTCTCCTTTTCTTATGCTCTGGCATGCTAAATGTACTGCAACAAGGGCAGATGAACAAGCCGTATCAACTACCAGGCTTGGTCCCTTGAAATCCAGTAAATATGAAATTCTACTTGCAATAATCGATTTGATATTACCCGCAGTAGAAATTCCTATAGATTCAGAAGACATTGTTTGAACATATTTTCTATAATCGTCATGGAAATCATTGCTGAATCCAAGATATACACCTGTTTTTGTTCCTCTTATTTTCTTACTATTATATCCAGCATCCTCAATTGCTGACCATACAGTTTCTAAAAATATTCTTTGATTTGGATCCATTAAACTTGCTTCTCTTGGAGAAAGTCCAAAAAAATTGTAGTCAAATTGATCCACATGATTTAAAAACCCGGCTTCAATGAACTTCATCCCTTCTTTTGATAAGCCTAAACTATATAGTTGTTCCACATAATTCGTTATTTCACTGGCTCTATCTTCTGGAAATTTTCGAATACAATCTCTGCCATTTTTTAAGATATTCCAATATTCCTTTAAATTCTCTGCCTCTGCAAATCTTCCACTAATTCCAATAATAGCAATATCATGTCTTGAAGTGTCTTGAAATTTAATTGAATCGTCTTTTGTTACATCTCTTAAGTTCACTTTTTTTAGTTCTGCTAACTGCATCTTCATTTTCTCTCCTTTCTTTCAGCAAATCTTTTCCTAATCAGCAGGCATCATAAAATCCGAGAATAAATGACGCGTTCCAGTTTCATTAAATATCTGATTAAATCTCTCAATTTGCTCTTTTTGTGGTGTCCTTTTTGTAATAAACACAGATCTCATCATCTTCAGTGCTTCTCTCATTTGTTCAATTGTCGGTTCTTTCTCTTCTTTCTCAATCTCTGCTTGAATTTCCTTTACCTTTCTATATGGTTGGATTACTCCCTTTTCATATTCTTTATCATCCCAATTGTTGTTCTTTGTACAAACTGCTATTGCCATACTTCTTGTTATTACACTCATTTTATTATCTTTTTCTATAGATCCTATGTTTCTATTCATATTCAATTCCGTCTTTAGTACCTGTACATCTTCTTCCTTATCATATGAATAGACCTTTATTCGTTTACTATTTTTCTTCATTAAATTCTTAAGTACAGTCTTAGGTCCCAGTTCGATACCTATTTCTACTTTATTTTTCTCCAGATATTCTATCGTTGCTTGCCATTTTACTGGTTCTACTATCTGTTTCTTTAAGTTCTTTACAATTCTACTACTGTCCTCATAAGGCAAAGCTGTTATATTAGACATTACCGGCCATTTCAATTTGCTATATTCGTATTTAGTTAGTTCATTTTCAAATTTTTCCGATGCTAATTTCATTAATGGACTATGGAATGGCGCACTCACATTTAAAGGTATAATTCCCCCTCCCTTTTCATAAAGGTTTGCTGCCACCTCTTCAACAGCGTCCTTATATCCAGATATTACAACTTGATCCCATGCATTGTAATTTGATATGACAACCAACTTTCCCCATTCTCTCTTAATCTTGCACTCATCTTCAATCTCCTTCCAACTCAACCCGCTAATTGCTGCCATTGAGCCTGTTCCAAATGCAGTAGCTTCCTGCATAAACTTTCCACGGTTACGTACCATTTTTACTGCATCTTGAAACTGTATTGCACCAGCACACGATAATGCTGTAATCTCTCCTAAGCTATGACCCGCTAAATATGACGGTTCTATTCCTATTTCCTGCATATAAACTCTGAACATTGCCACACCCATTGTTAAAATGGCAGGCTGTGTATTTTCTGTCATTGTAAGTTTCTCCATATTACCTTCAAAGCATAATTTTCTAATGTCAAATCCTAGTACATCATTTGCTTCTTCAAACGTTTCTTTAGCTATTGGATATCCTTCATAGAACTTCTTCCCCATACCTATATACTGGGAACCTTGTCCTGGAAATAATAATGCTACTTTTTTCATAACTTAACCCATCCTCTCTATATATGAATTTGTATTCTGTTTAAAAACTTTGAAATTAAATAGCAATCGGGTATAAAGTAAAGTGTTACTCCGTGTCCATAGCTATACTTTTTAATAATTTTATATATGCATATGACATTTCTACTACTTTGCTCTTTCGTAATTTTGATGCATTATATTCAAATATTAAAATCATAGTATCCTCTTCTTCCTCTACTTTCATAATGAAATCATATACGTCAATTAATTTGCCAATCATGTCTTTTCTATTTGTAAACAAAGGTATAACAAGATTCTGTTCTGTAACAACTCTTATATCTATACTGCCAAATTCATATATTTCTGATGGTTTTAATTGTTTACGGATTTGTTCTATAGATTCTACGAGTTCTCCTAGTTCTGTAAAATCTTCTACATTAATGTTTATAGGAAATATTCCATTTATACTATCTAATGCCACCTGAACTATGACTTCATCTTTCTCACACATTTCATGCAACATGTATATATATATGGAAAGCAAAACATCCTCTACTCTCACCTTACTATTTTGTAATACTTTTATAATTTTTTCCACTATCCATTCATCAATTTGAAATCGCAGGATCGTATCTTCATTTTCCTCATCAATATTTATAAAATATTCCTCTGGAAACTTAATACCTTTTAATTCTAATTTTTTCTTTCCTTTCACTTCATCTTCACTTATAAATTGTGCTAATTTTGAGATAGTTGGATATGCAAAGATATCTGCCACTTCTACTTTACCCGGATATAGTTTATCTATCCGCGTATGCATTTGCACCAATAGTAGAGAATTGCCTCCTAATTCAAAAAAGACATCGTTTATTCCTACTTCTTCTCTCTCCAATACATCTTCCCATATATCTACAAGTTGTTTTTCCACTTGTGTTGTTGGTGCTTTATACTCGATTTTCAAACTATTTCTGCCAGTATCATGCTCTGGAAGTGCTTTTTTGTCTATTTTTCCATTAGGAGTTAACGGCATGCATTTTATTGGCACGAAATATGAAGGTATCATGTAATCTGGAAGTTCTTTCAACATATGCTCTCTAAGTTTAGAAACTCCTATTTCCATATCAGCAACATAATATGCTATCAGATATTTATCTCCTGTTGAATTTTCTCTAGATATAACAACGCACTCTTTTATCCCTTTGCATGTGCCTAATGATTTTTCTATCTCACTCAATTCTATTCTGTAGCCTCTTATCTTTACTTGATTATCTATCCTGCCTAAAAATTCCACAGTTCCATCCGGTTGCCATTTAGCTAAATCTCCTGTTCTATATATTTTCTCATTTACTTTATATGGATTATTAAAAAACTTTTCCTTAGTAAGATCCTTTCTGTTTAAATACCCCCTTGCAACACCATCACCACCAATACACAATTCACCACTCACTCCTATTGGCTGAAGTTTGTTGTTTTTATCTATAATATATATTTGTGTATTTGATATAGGCTTTCCTATACTTATCTCATTTATATCCGTTAACTCTTTTACCATTGACCATACAGTAGCTTCTGTTGGACCATACATATTAAATATTTTTCCGTAATATACCTGTTTTAGCTGATGCAGTAATTCATCTGGTAAAGCTTCTCCACCTATCATTACATCTTTTAAATATTTAAAGCATGTCAAATCACTTCCTCCTCTCATCAAAAGCTTTAGTCTTGATGGTGTCACTTGCATCATATCAACCTTATTTTTTATAATTAAATTATTTAACAATTTAGCATCTATTTGTTCATTCTCATCTGCTATTATAATCTTTAGTCCCTTACATAATGGTAATAACGTTTCTAATACAAAAATATCAAAGGATATTGTAGTAAGATTTAGTATAATCTTTCCTGCTGTAAAATTTATTATATTAGATATTCCATTTATAAAGTTATTAACAGACTGATGTTCTAACATCACTCCTTTGGGCTTCCCTGTGGATCCTGACGTGTATATGACATATGCAAGATTTTGGGCATTATTCAAAATCCTAAGATTAGTAATACTCATTTCTGCATATGCATTCGAACTAAACAAATCTATGATTTCCCCCTTAAATTCTATTTTGTCTAAAAGACTTTGCTGAGTAAGTAATATGTTAGTTTTACTGTCCTCTAACATATACTGTATTCTATCCACTGGATATCCAGGATCAATTGGCAGATACGCACCTCCAGCTTTCAACACGCCTATAATTCCTATAAGCATTTCTGGTGAACGTTCTACCATAATTCCTACAATATTATCAGCTCCTACTCCATTGTTTCTTAACAACCTTGCTAGCTGATTCGATTTTTCATTTAATTGCTTATATGTCAATGTTTGATTTTTAAACACAACAGCTGTATCTTTAGGTGTCCGTGCTACTTGTTGTTCAAATAATTCCTGAATTGTTTTCTCTTTTGCATAATTTAATGCTGTATTATTAAAATCATATAATAGATGTTCACGTTCTATTTTATCCAACACTTCTATGTCTTCAATCTTTACATTTGGGTTCCTCATAACCTCTTTTAGTATATTCATAAAATACTTTGAAAATTTTTCGATTGTGTCTCTCTCAAATAAATCACAGTCATACTCAATCATAAAACTAATGTCGCTATCTTTTTCAAATGCCTGAAATGTGATATCATATACACTTAAGTGATTATGAAAAACATGAGGAATAATGGTTAGTTCATCTGTATTAAATTCTTTTATGTAAGAGTTATCCTGTAGAATAAACATTGTATCAAATAGAGGATTTCTACTCAAATCACGTTGTATATCAATGTTTTCTATTAGATTTTCAAACTGATAATCCTGGTGTTCCAATGCAAGAAGAACATTTTTTCTCACTTCCTTAAGAAAATCTATAAATTTTTTATTCCCTTCTATTTTGCTTCTAATCGCAAGTGTATTTATAAAAATTCCCAATAGGTTTTCCAAATCTTTATGAATTCTTCCCGATGTTGGGGTTCCAACCACAATATCTTCTTGACCCGTTAATTTCCACAGCAAACAATTATACGTGGCAAGGGAAACCATATATAACGTGGTTTTAGTTTGAACAGTAAATTGCTTTAATGCCTCAACTAATGTATTTTCAAGTTCAAATCTGTAACAATCGCCTTTAAAACTTCGATTTGAAGGTCTGGGATTATCAGTTGGTAGATTTAACAAAGGTATTTGTCCACTGAAAACCTTAAGCCAATATGATTCTTGTTTTTTTAACAATGGTTGTTGAAGAATATTATTTTGCCAAGCTGCAAAATCTTTATATTGTATTTTTAATTCAGGCAGATTATCACCATTATACAGAGAGAATAGTTCACTCATTAAAATTCCCAACGATGTTCCGTCGAAAATAATATGATGAATATCCAAGATAAGAAAATGTTTATCTTCACTAATCTTTATAATACCTACTCTAAATAGTGGAAGTTTTTTAAGATCAAATGGCCTTATAAATCTATTCATCAACTTTGTGAATTCATGCTCTTTAGCCGTATAGCATTGAATATCAATAGACAATCTTTTACTCACTCTTTGAATAGGAATACCATCTACAAAATCAAAAGAAGTTCTTAAAATCTCATGCCTGCTTATTATTTCTTTAAATGCATTACTTAATCTATCAATATCAATCATTCCATGGATCTCAAGATACGTACATATATTATAAGCTATTCCCGAATTTTGTAGATGATCAATAACTAACATTCGTTTTTGTGCAGAAGAGACAGGATAATAATCGGAGTTACTTACTTTTTCTATAGGTGAATACGGAATTACATTCTTGCCATTATCTTTATGAAAATCCTCACTTAAAAATAATGCAAGATCAGAAATTGTTCTATGTTGTAATAATTCACTAACCTTTATATTGATTTTTAAACGCTCATGAATTACATTCAGTATTTTCATGGCTATAATTGAATTGCCACCAAGATTATAAAAATCTTCATTAACATTAATACCTTCAAATCCAAGAATTTCTTCCCATATTTTTTTTATTTGTAACTTTAAATTAAAATCATCTCCACTGATTATAATTTGTTCCTTATTGCTATGACATGGTAATACATTTCTTACATCTACTTTATTGTTTGTTTTAGTAATTCCAGCTCTTTCTCTATTCAGATCTAACTTAATCCAACATCTTTTATCCTCAAATGGATACCCTGGAAGATTAACTCTGTTATGTAACTCATTATTATATAATATATTCCAATCCACATTTGCTCCCTTCACATAAAGCTTGCAGACCTCACTCAAAATATCAAATTCCTGCTTTCCTCCAAGAATATATTCTTTTAACTTCCGATTTGCCTCAAAATTCATTTGTCTTTTTTCATTTATCGTTAAATTTACTACATTATCTGTTGCAAAATATCCTTTAGATAAATCACTCTCAGTGCATTCAAGAGATTTATCTTTATATAATTTATTAAGTTTACATTTTAGTTCATCTATGTTCCGTATGATAAGGGAAATTCTATAATCAAAATGCATCCTTCCCGTATTAGCAGTAAAACAAATATTATCCAAATCCATAGATTCGTCCATATTTAAAAACTTTAAATAATCAACAATTAATCTCTTTAATATCTCTTTCTTCTTAGCAGATAATGTTATTACTTTATATTTGGATTCTCTGCATATAACTTTTTTAGGTAATTGAGGTGCTTCTTCAAGAATTAAGTGACAGTTTGTCCCACTAATTGCAAAAGAACTTACCCCACACCTTCTTGGATAGTCTTCTACTTCCCACTCACGTAATCTATCATTAATATATATAGCTGTTTCCTCAAAATTGATATCATAATTAGGTGTTGTAAAATTTAATAAAGGTGGTAATTCTTTATGTTTTAGCGATAAAATCGCTTTTACCATTCCAGCAATTCCTGAAGCTTCATATAAATGTCCCATATTAGTTTTCAGTGTACTTACAGCACAAAATTGTTTTCTATTTGTAAACTTTTCAAAAGCGTTGTTAATACCTTCAATTTCAATAGAATCACCTAATTTTGTTCCTGTTCCGTGTACTTCAATGTAGGATATTGTTTCTGGATTTATTTTTGAGGCCTTCCAAGCATCAACAATCACTTGCGTCTGAGAATCAACATTTGGTGCAGTAATTCCTCCTGTAACTCCATCCTGATTTACTGCACTTCCTTTAATAACAGCATAAATACTATCTCTATCGTCTAGAGCTTTATCTAAAGGTTTCAATAATAATCCAACTATACCTTCACCCATGGCAGTCCCATCAGCACTATTATCGAATGTTCTTGTTTCAAAACTAGGAGATTCTATTCCAATACGAACTTTGTTTTGAAGTGGGAACAAATTTATCCTAATCCCACCCGCTATAGCCATATCACACTCACCATTGCTAATGCCCTTACATGCCAAATGAACAGCTACCATAGATGAAGAGCACGCAGTATCAACAACCATACTAGGCCCTTTTAGATTTAAAATATATGCTAACCTCCTCGGTATGAATGAAGGAATGTTTCCAAGCATCGCCATGGATGTAAATGATGGTTCTACTTCTGAAACCATCCTAAAATAATTATATTCCAAATCCGTCGAGTACCCGACATATATACCTGTTTTACTACCTGAAAGTTTATCTATGCCATATCCTGCATCTTCAATAGCTCTCCATGCTGTTTCAAGAAATAATCGTTGACCAGGATCCATCAAACGTGCTTCATTGGGTGAAAGTTTAAAAAACTCATAGTCAAATTTATCAATATCATTTAAGAAAGCACCTTGTATATATTTTTGCTTATTTTTTGACATTCCAGACCATGTAAGATATTGATCTGTATCCATTTTACGGTTATTTGGAAATTTAATAACACACCTTTTTCCACTTCGTATATTATTCCAATAATCATTTAAAGTTTGAGCCATAGGCATATTTATTGACATTCCTATTATAGCTATATCTTTCATACTGTTAGTCTCTGAAGTATTTAACATTTTAATCAGGTTCACAGCTATTTGTCTGTCTAGATAACCTGCTCTTTCATTTTCTATAATGTATTTAAAAACATTTTTCACTCTTCCATTCACCTCATCTTTGATCTAAAATATCAATAATTTCATTAACCGTATAATCTCCTTTATCCAATCCTTCAAAAAGCTTATCTATGCGTTTTTCCTGTTTTTCATCTTTCTTACTTACATTACTTATATATTGAGATAATTCTGAAACAGTTGGATGTGCAAAAATTTGTGCAACAGATACTTTTCTTTGGAAGCATCCATTCAACTCTTTACATGTTTTTGCAATTAGAATTGAATCCATACCCATTTCTATTAAATTATCATGAATGTCTATTTTAGATTTTCCTAAAATACTTTTGCAAATTGATAATACAGTTCTTTCAACAACAGTATCTGCACATTTAATCTTTCTATTATTCGTAAATTCTTCTGACAACATATTCATCCTACGAGATACCCCTTCAAACTTACCTAGTTTATAGATTTCTGCAATTTTATATCGTTGAATTTTCCCACTATCCGTTCGAGGAAATTCTCTAACAGGTAATACATCCTTAATATTTAACCCCATACACTTCATTACATGTTGTTTGATTTTGAAAGTTAATAGTGTAAATTTCTCCAAATTAACGTCAGTCAGAACAAAAATAATCACTTCTTCTCTATGCATTTCTTTATTATATATACCACATGCAGCAACCCTTCCTGATCCAACGCCATCTACTTGTTCTACAATTCTCTCTATATCGTGTGGATAGTAATTACACCCATTAATAAAAACTATATCTTTTGCTCTTCCGGTGATAACCAAACGTCCATTGTGCATAAAACCCAAATCTCCTGTATTCAACCACCCTTCCTCGTTGATTGCTTCGGAAGTAGCACCTTGGTTATTATAATATCCCTTGATCACATTCTTTCCTTTGATATAAATATTTCCTATAGTATTCTCTCCTAGAACACTCCTCCCATTATCAACAATTTGCACCGAGCAGTTAGATAATGGGGATCCTACATCCACAAAACTAATTGCTTTCATTATACTCATTTCAGTATTAATAAAATTTACATGTTTTCCTGTGATTATTTGATTTCGATCAATACTCAACACTTTCATATCCTCATTAATTGGAGGATATGAAATGCCTAAAGTTGCCTCAGTCATTCCATATGCTGGATACATACTTGTTCTGCGAAGTCCATAAACAGCTAATGCATCCATAAACTCTTGAATCAATGAAGCATCAATTGGTTCTGCACCGTTCAAAATTAGACGTACACATGATAATTCCCATTTAATCGCTTTGCTACGCTTAAAATGTGATAGAAAATATCTATATCCAAAATTTGGGGAAACAATATATGTAGATCTACGTTTATTAACTTCATCAATCCATTGAACTGGTTTTTGTAAGAATAAATCTGTCGACATAATACAGTGATTAAGATTTGCTCTAAGAGGCAAGACATGAAATCCAATCATACCCATATTATGATTTAATGGCATCCAACTAAAAAATGAATCCTTTGAGGTTATTTGAGTTCGTTCTATAATATCATCTATATTGGCTATTACATTAGCATGCGTAATTGGAGCCCCTTTGGGTTCACCTGTTGAACCAGAAGAAAATTGTATAAACGCTATATCATTAGCCTTACTTTTTTTTATAACACCATCATGACCGTCTACGCTTATTTCTTCTAAAGTAAAAGTTCTTTTTTTAATATCATTTATATTTTCTAAACACTCATGCATAACTGCATAATTTTCAAGATTTAATAAAGTATCTCGATCTGTAATCAAATAAGGATTATTTAATTGTTTCCATATTCTGAAAAGATTTAATTTTTGCTCATGATTATTACCACTAGTAACATGTACTGGAATAATTCGTCCTAATATACAAGCCCAGAAAAACATAATACACTTTTTGTTATCTTGTATTTGGAATATTAGTTCATCATTTTGACTTATACCCATTTTTTGTAATTGATATAATAAATGATGTGCCATTATATATAAATTTCTAAATGATATAATCTCTTCTTTATTATCA
This window of the Clostridium kluyveri DSM 555 genome carries:
- a CDS encoding non-ribosomal peptide synthetase translates to MNNLVDMFINISNNEDKSITFIDDDNKEEIISFRNLYIMAHHLLYQLQKMGISQNDELIFQIQDNKKCIMFFWACILGRIIPVHVTSGNNHEQKLNLFRIWKQLNNPYLITDRDTLLNLENYAVMHECLENINDIKKRTFTLEEISVDGHDGVIKKSKANDIAFIQFSSGSTGEPKGAPITHANVIANIDDIIERTQITSKDSFFSWMPLNHNMGMIGFHVLPLRANLNHCIMSTDLFLQKPVQWIDEVNKRRSTYIVSPNFGYRYFLSHFKRSKAIKWELSCVRLILNGAEPIDASLIQEFMDALAVYGLRRTSMYPAYGMTEATLGISYPPINEDMKVLSIDRNQIITGKHVNFINTEMSIMKAISFVDVGSPLSNCSVQIVDNGRSVLGENTIGNIYIKGKNVIKGYYNNQGATSEAINEEGWLNTGDLGFMHNGRLVITGRAKDIVFINGCNYYPHDIERIVEQVDGVGSGRVAACGIYNKEMHREEVIIFVLTDVNLEKFTLLTFKIKQHVMKCMGLNIKDVLPVREFPRTDSGKIQRYKIAEIYKLGKFEGVSRRMNMLSEEFTNNRKIKCADTVVERTVLSICKSILGKSKIDIHDNLIEMGMDSILIAKTCKELNGCFQRKVSVAQIFAHPTVSELSQYISNVSKKDEKQEKRIDKLFEGLDKGDYTVNEIIDILDQR